One segment of Panulirus ornatus isolate Po-2019 chromosome 2, ASM3632096v1, whole genome shotgun sequence DNA contains the following:
- the LOC139752569 gene encoding uncharacterized protein → MAEAEPLVEISRESTAFKTKKAEDKHKEDSNDGSSSNKGPLSTKKAVQRQGRKKAECSVCGKVFARKANVNRHMSVHGGEKQHQCDQCGKQFTRSTYLKNHQLLHTGERNHKCQLCGSRFRHKTDLNRHSRRHEGERKFPCEECGKTFLRKDTLNAHTATHSKERSHECEECGKSFTLETYLDKHLLVHSGVRHHVCQDCGKEFVHKSDLNRHKLVHNGVKKFQCNSCNQKFSLKCNLEHHQKQRSCEKRQEGRKRRKTRTKHNTRRRQPE, encoded by the coding sequence ATGGCTGAAGCCGAGCCACTAGTCGAGATCTCGCGAGAATCCACAGCGTTCAAGACCAAGAAAGCTGAAGACAAGCACAAAGAAGATTCGAATGACGGTAGTTCCTCAAATAAAGGTCCGCTCAGCACCAAAAAGGCCGTGCAAAGGCAGGGAAGAAAAAAGGCCGAGTGCAGTGTCTGTGGGAAAGTGTTCGCACGAAAGGCTAACGTTAATCGACACATGTCCGTGCACGGCGGAGAGAAGCAACACCAGTGCGACCAGTGCGGGAAGCAGTTCACACGTAGCACCTACTTGAAGAACCACCAGCTGCTGCACACAGGGGAGAGGAACCACAAGTGCCAACTGTGCGGGTCGCGCTTCCGCCACAAAACCGACCTGAATCGTCACAGTCGTCGTCATGAAGGGGAGAGGAAGTTCCCCTGTGAGGAGTGTGGCAAAACGTTTCTGAGGAAGGACACCCTCAACgcccacactgccacccacagCAAGGAGAGGAGCCACGAGTGCGAGGAATGCGGCAAGAGCTTCACGCTGGAAACCTACTTAGACAAGCACCTGCTGGTGCACTCAGGAGTGAGGCACCACGTGTGTCAAGACTGTGGCAAGGAATTCGTGCACAAGAGTGATTTGAACCGCCACAAGCTGGTGCACAACGGGGTGAAGAAGTTCCAGTGCAACAGTTGCAACCAAAAATTTTCACTCAAATGTAATCTAGAACATCACCAGAAGCAGCGCTCCTGTGAGAAGCGGCAGGAAGGACGCAAGAGACGAAAGACTCGAACCAAGCACAATACACGTCGCCGACAGCCAGAGTAA